A segment of the Prochlorococcus sp. RS04 genome:
GAATGATGCTTGTAAGAAACTACAAGGTTTTGATATTAGATATCACTGATGTACCAAGACTTGGAGTAACGGCGACTCTCGCAATAGAGGATATGATGCAAGAAGCAAAAAATAATTCCAGAAAAGCATTTGTTGCTGGTGCAAACGAAAAAGTGAAGGATAGATTAGCTAAGTTTGGAGTTGAAGGCATTATTGAAACAAGAAAAGAAGCTTTAGAAACTGCTCTAAATGAAATAGCTTCGTAATTTATGGAAATAAATCCAATTCTGCAAAATGTATTAGCCCCGCCAGTTCTTTTCTTTTTGATTGGAGCAATATCAGTACTCTTTAAATCTGATTTAGAAATACCAGCTCCATTACCTAAACTTTTCTCCTTATATCTGCTCCTAGCTATTGGGTTCAAAGGAGGTATAGAGATACAGAAAAGTGGTTTTACTAATCAAGTGTTGCCTACTTTAAGCGCTGCAATACTGATGTCACTAGTAATCCCTCTGATTGGATTTTTAATTTTAAGATTTAAGTTTGATGTATTTAATTCAGCCGCAATAGCAGCAGCATACGGTTCAATTAGTGCTGTTACATTTATTTCCGCAGAAAGTTTTTTAGAAAGTCAAAAAATAGCTTTTGATGGGTTTATGGTTGGCGCCTTAGCTTTAATGGAATCTCCTGCAATCATTGTTGGATTATTACTTGTGAAATTTGCAGCTCCAAAAAATAGACCAAAAACAAGAAAAATGCATCTAAGCGCAATATTACACGAGTCACTTTTGAATGGCTCAGTTTATTTATTGCTTTCAAGCTTAATTGTGGGATTTCTGACTGCTTCCAGTAATCCCTCAGGAATTGCAAAAATGGAGCCTTTTACTGGACAATTATTCTATGGAGCAGAATGCTTCTTCTTATTAGATATGGGAATAGTCGCTGCTCAAAGATTACCAAGATTGAAGAATGCTGGTTCGTTTTTGATTGGGTTTGCTATTTTCATGCCTCTATTTAATGCATTTATTGGTGTTTTCGTTGCAAGATTTTTATCTTTAGGACCTGGCAACGCACTTTTATTTGTGGTTTTATGTGCAAGCGCCTCTTATTTAGCAGTTCCTGCAGCGATGAGGATGACAGTTCCAGAGGCTAAATCTAGTTATTATATTTCAACTACACTAGGTCTAACTTTCCCATTCAATATAGTTCTTGGCATTCCCATATATATGAGTTTAGTAAATAACATTATCCCACTTTCCCCTCTATAAAAAATGAAAAGATTAGACTTGATATTTAGTGAACGGGAACTAGATGCAATCATTAAAACATTAGAAAAAGCTAATGTTCCTGGATATACCGT
Coding sequences within it:
- a CDS encoding sodium-dependent bicarbonate transport family permease, with amino-acid sequence MEINPILQNVLAPPVLFFLIGAISVLFKSDLEIPAPLPKLFSLYLLLAIGFKGGIEIQKSGFTNQVLPTLSAAILMSLVIPLIGFLILRFKFDVFNSAAIAAAYGSISAVTFISAESFLESQKIAFDGFMVGALALMESPAIIVGLLLVKFAAPKNRPKTRKMHLSAILHESLLNGSVYLLLSSLIVGFLTASSNPSGIAKMEPFTGQLFYGAECFFLLDMGIVAAQRLPRLKNAGSFLIGFAIFMPLFNAFIGVFVARFLSLGPGNALLFVVLCASASYLAVPAAMRMTVPEAKSSYYISTTLGLTFPFNIVLGIPIYMSLVNNIIPLSPL